The nucleotide window CCCAGGAAGGGAGAGAGGCCACTCAGTCTagagggaaggaagagtgggGCAAGAGAGTGAGGCGGCAGCTTCCAGGGACAGGGCAGAGCCTAAGAGGCAGCAGGTGCTGGAAAGACCCCGGGCTTCCAGAGTGGGACAGACCTGGGTTTGAATCTGGCTGGGTGACTTTGGGCAAGTCACTtcccctctctgagcctcactcttctcatctgtaaaatgggcatAATCACCCCAGCTTCCCAGGGTTGCAGTGAAGATGAGGAATGGTGTGAAATACACGGTGAGCACACACAAAAGATGTCCACTGCCCCTCTGACCCCACCCCAGGGCATGGGCAATCCGCTTCTGGAGTCTACCCCAGGGCAAGATGTGTGCTTTTAGGGCACCTTGGagggttgttgttattgttgtttttaatatgtaAAATGGGTACAAAGTCCCCCTTTCTGGTTCTCCCTAGCCTTTTCCAAAAATACACCCAGGCTGTAAGATGAGAGAGGTGGGACCACCTCGACAGAGCCCCAAGGCCAGTTTTGTCCTCTCCTACCCACCCCTGTGCCCCTGCTGACCGCAGCCAGCACTTCCCCAGGGCTCACAGCATGTAGGTGATGACCCCCAGGCTCCACATGTCAGTCTTGTCAGAGATCTGGTCATAATTCACCACCTCAGGTGACAGGAACTCCGGGGTCCCAAAATTCACCTTCAGCTTCTCGTTGGGGTTATACCTGGGAGTGAGATTGAGAGCTCAGGTCCCCAGCCCACACTGGAAACATCCAGCCCTCCTCCACCCCTAGGCCCCACCCTCCCATCCACCCAGCCGGTACCTCCGTGCCAGGCCGAAGTCGATTATCTTCACCAAGTGGCCAGTAGTATTTACACACAGGATGTTCTCTGGCTGAGGAGACAGGGATGGCGGCCCAGACTGGCCTCTGACCCAGCTCACCCTCGTTTCCCCAGCAGCTCCACCCTGGTCCCTTGCTGGGGGCCCCACACATGGGAGTAGATCCAAAGAGGGAACTCAGGGTCCCATGATGCCTTCCTGCCCTCAGCCTAAGAAGGCAGGAGCCCTGTGAGGGGCCTGTCTCAAGGCACGAGGCTACCCAGTAGGTACAGGTGGAATTTCTCTCCACTCAGTCCAGCGAAGGGTGGAGAAACTGAGGTCTGCAGATAGGCAGTGCACCCTGGCTGGAGGCCAGGCGGGGCAGCTATCAGGAAGTAGAAAGCCAGGGGCTGAGTGAGTAGGGCAACAGGGACAGCAAGGTTTCTGCTGCTCTGGGCAGTGCCTGCCTCCGTAAGCAAACCCTTTTTTGGAAACCACATTCTTGGAGGCAGAGTCCTTTCCCCCAGGGCCCTTGCATTTTAATTAGAGGCCCTACTCTATCACCCACAAAAATCGGCCTTCACAGGGAATAACAGATCTCAAATGTTCCCCCACATAGCACCCCAGCTACCCTCGTTCTCAGAGGAACCCCCATCTGTCCCTGTACCTGGAGAAGCACCTCTGGCTTTTCCCCAAGCCAGCCCACATTCACCTTCAGCCAGGTACTCGTATTTTTTCAAAGAATACCCGCGCCCACCAGCTCTCTCCTAGCATTCCAGCATGGCCTCCCACGGCCCACACCCCAGCTAGGCCCCACCGGAAaccacctctcctctctccttccgtGTTTGTCCTCAGAGGTACCTGCAGGAGGCTCCTGGAGACTCTCATGCCCTCTCAGATCACAGCACTGAGCAAAGCCAGAGTCTCCTCCACAGCCCTACTCCACAGACAAACGCCCGCTCCCCCGTCTCCATCCTCTGCATCTCCCGGGTGCACCCTCGTGCCTTTTGTGAGCTTTGTAATGGATTTCACTTGTGTGGCCATCGTAGGAAGGACAGGGACATGTCCATCCCGGTCCCCCGTTAGGAGTCCTCTTTGCTGTGGCAGGTACTGGGAAACTGGGCATTAAGTGAGGGGCACAGGAACACAGGTGCCGGGTGGAGCTTCTTATCCCCCAGCGATACTCATGAGCATCTGCCCCAGGGATGGGAGACGCCTGGCGGTTCGTGTTTCCCCCTTCCCATTCCACGCCCTTGGCAGCCACTGGGGCTGACGGGAGTGAGTGTGCTGTGTAAAATCCATTTGCTATCCCTAGCCAGCTGTGTGCAAGGGACTCCGTCAGCTCAGGATGTGAACGTCCTCTTGCAGAGCTCTTCACTAGTGCCTGCCTCCTGGGCACTGTGGCGCCGGCGTGAGGCTTCCCAGTGGGCTCCAGGTCGGCATTCCAGGACACTGGCTGCTATGAAGTGGACCCTCAACACTAGCTTCTCCTTCTAAGGGAAACACTGGCAGCGCCTGTCTCAAGGCAACATGGAAGCCGGAGCTGCGCGTCACCAGCAGCTGGAAACACCAGACCGTAAGCTTCACGGAAGTTGAGACTAAGACatgccttcccctcccctccacctccCACCCTGGCCTTTCTGCaggaaggagagatggagaaggaggaggaatgggaggagctagagagatgagcCGTGACCACAGTGACACCAGGCGGTCAGTGCGCTTCCAGGAGTCCCACTACCTTGAGGTCCAGGTGCAGGACCCTCATCTTGTGCATGAAGAGGATCCCGTCGCAGATCTGCCTGACGAACACCATGGTATCCACCTCGGTCAGATGGTAGTCCTCATCCACGATCCTCTCAAAGAGCTCGCCGCCCTCGATGCTGTGTGCACAGATCCTCTCTGCAGACTGGCTGCAGGGCCGAgctcccctccttctcccccgACAAGGCAGCCCCCCCCACCTCACCCTCGTCCCCCATAGGCGCTTCCCCCGGCAGCGCGCACTCACTACTCCATGAACAGGACGATCTCATGAGCGGTCTCAATGGCTGAGTACAGCTGGATCAAGTTGCGGTGGTTCAGCTGGTTCATGACCTCGATCTCCAGCAGCACCATTTCCTGGGGAGCAGGGAAATTAAGAGGACCCACCGGGCACCAACAACCCCCCCTAGCCTCCTCCCACCTGGCCCCCGGGCCTCCATCACTCTCTCCCTATAACCTCACCTGAGCACCTGCGTCAGACCCATAGCTATGCTGCAGCCAAGTGGGATCAGTTCCCAGagccatgtgtggtggcacatgcttgtaatccccgaattcaggaggcagaggcaggaggggcaAGAGTTCAAGATTGCCCTAGATCACGCAATGAGACCCTGTAAAACCCCCACCCCTAAAAAGGGATTGATTCTTAAATACATAGCActgcctctgagcactgctttcatctcTAGACTCTAATCTACCCAGCCACCAGCCATCTTTGCCATTTCCCTTTGGGGAATCTAAGAAAGCCCCAGGTTTATCATGTGCTAAGTCCTTGATACCACCCTTCTCCATGCTTGACTTGCCTGTAGCCAccagaaacagacaaaacaaaacacgagCCTTCACCCAAGCACTGGGGACAAAGAGCTGGGAGCTatcatctctgtgtgtgcactgAGACAGTCTATCAATTAAGGCCTTTGGCACAGTTCCACCCTAAACCAGACTGGAAACCCTGCCATCCCTCACCTCCTCTTTCCACTCCAAACAACTGGCACTTGTAACTTTCAGAAAGTGTGCAGTctcattgggggtggggggtgatctAAGCTACGGTGGGAATATTTACACTATGAGATTGGCACATGCTGCTCATCAGGCCTCTCCATGCTCCAGAACCGCCCCTCCCCCAGGCAGCTGTTAAACTCTAGGCACCGGTGCAAGTTATCCAGCTGAACCTCTTTGCCCTTCATTCCACTCCTTCAGCAGCTCTTACTTTGCCTACCACTCCCCAGGGAGGCCCCTCCGCCCCAACGCCCCGGCACTGtcctggttctttctttcttttcttttcttttttcctggcaCTTCTCAACACCTGGTGACATGCTCTTCGTTTTGTTCCAGCTTTTAGTCATCTATCTGTCCCTATACTCTGATGTGCTGGTCCCGTGAGGTTGGGGACTTTTTCAGTCCTGTGATATTTCTCTGACACCTGGCACAGtggaaggcaaagaaaaaaaatgctcagtgaTCAATTAACCAACAGCTGGCTCCAATTAACTCACACGGCATACGGTTGTGTGAATTACGACAGAACACTGAGCATTCGTGCTGAACCAGATGGAGGCCACTGGGATGGAGGCCAGTGGAGAGCGGTCAAAAGTACAgatctggggctggagatggaGCTCCATttgctggtagagtgcttgcctagtattcagaagtcctaggttcaattccccaAACCACATAAACTGGAGCTAGTGGCAAACACTTGCAACCCCAacatttgggaagcagaagcagaggatcaggaattcagggtcatcctctgctccaagtgagttcaaggtcactgtGGGATAGATGAGCCCCTatctcaatcaatcaatcaatcaatcaatcaatcagtaagTAAGTACACAGGAGCAGGATAGTGCCACACAGAAAACCTGTTCCTCCCAGCTGTGCTGGGAGCAAAGGGGATCAGTACTCTGTAGCACTGTAGTACCGTCCCCATGTCTTGGTGGCCTGGGCCTTTCACACATGTGGCCACCTTTGCCCATAACATTTGGTAACCTCCAGCCCTGCCATCTCTGGCCCTTGagcctttcctcccttctttttcctcctttcttctatCTCTGTGATGCTAGAGTGAACCCAGATTCCAGGAAATTGCTCTACTTGAATCTCACTTCCACAATCCTCTGCCTAAACTTCTCTCCCTGGCCCGCCTCTGGAACACTTCTATCTGCAAAACCTTCTCTCCGTAGAAGCTGTTCCAGGAAGCATCATTGAGGCAGGGCTGAGGCAGGACCCTCTCTTCCCCATACCTTCCCCAAACACAGCTCTGTTGGCCCCTGCTGCCAGGCTCACATCCCTTTGCCCTCTTGCCCTCAATCTATATGAACCTGTACATAGCTAACTGCTCACTCCTGGAGCCAGAGCTTCTCCAAGACATGAACCCAGACCACATCGGCAGTGGGAAACCAAGCTCTCCACTGGGCTCCCTTCCCTTGGCGCAGGCTCCCTGGTGACAGCGTCTACCTCACTGCACTTGGGGGTCCCCAGTGTCCATCACACGCCTAAGCCAGCACCCAGCACTGCTGAGCTTCGGTGAGAGGGCCCAGAATCTCCTGAGAAATGGGATGTGTGGTTTGTGGCTAGGGTCACCAGGCTCCTGTAACAGGCTGTTTGTCCATCCTTCTCTCTGTGTGGCATCTTTAATGCCACAAGCTTTCACACCAGGCTCCCAGCTTAGCACTGGGTAGCTGGAGATAAGGGGTATCCACTCTAAGAATATCCCCCCACTACCTTGTCCTTCGGAGTCTGTTTCTTGATGACCTTGGCTGCCAGCTTGAGGCCTGTGGCCTTCTCTGTGCAGGTGCACACAGCTCCAAACTTCccactggaatgagaagaggttGGGAGTGAGGCTTCTTCTAAGACCCAGGGATCAGCAAGGGCCTGAGCTCCCTTCTCCTCCTGACGCAGGCCTAGTGGTGACTCCGGCTGCTCCCTGAGAGACAGGGGCTCCCACCCACCAGCCCTAACTCCCTCCTGAAGTGGAGGCTGTTTTAGTAAGCTGATGGCTAgagagcgggggtgggggtgggggggacttgGAGGGACAGACTGCATTTCTTATGGGAATGGCCAAGGGCTCATCCAGAAAGTGACCACAGCCACTGCTCTTTGGGGTGTGTGACCACAAAGAAGCAAGTACATGCATGTGAGCCATGTGCTAGTGGGTGTGTCTGGCCCCAGGGGCTGGATACCCCCCCCATGCATGTCTCCAAGCTTGGGTGGCTGTCTCACCCTCCCAGTGCTTCCTTTGAGTTCATGCTGAATTCACTGTTGACATTTCCGGTCCTCAGCTCCACGATCCTGTGTGGGAAGGGGGCTGGGGGTGGCGGACAATCATCTGGGGAGACAGAGTTGAGCTGTTAGAGTCAGGGGTGGGGACTTCTCGAAACATCTCTGACATCACTGCCTCCTGCCAGATCtgggtcccccctccccccctctccAGGAAAATTGAGTTTACCAAGTGATGTCTGGGAGACACCTGGTCAGAACATGGAATACCAGACCCAGTTTCCAATTCTAGTTTTGTGTGTACACCCAAAATGGCCTTGGACATCTGTCTTCAgcgggggtgggtggggtggggggtaggaGTGGGGGATGTGGGGGTTCAGGGTCTCTGCAGAACGATGAGACAGCTAGCTGACTGGATTTAGATTCAAGCTACTGGAGGGCGGAGTGGGGCTGTTTCCATTATAAACAATCAAACACCTGAACAAGCCCACACAGCAGCTGTGAGGCGGAACCCCAGACAGTGGGACTGCTGTGTCTGGATGATGGTGTGGGTGGAGACTGTTGCCAGCCACCTGATTACACCGCGGAGGGGCGCCCAGGGACGCAGCAGTTCGGTGGTGACATACCGCCACCTAGTGGCCATAATGATTACAGCGGGCCCCGAAGGCCAGTAGGCTGACTCATCGGAATGGAAACCTTTAAAAATAGTCAGAGGCTGCAGGGAAGCCACTCTGGTGATAAATCAGACGGCCCTTGGAGGTAGTTCAGGTCTTGTCATGCCAAGGATGTGATCTCTGGGCGGGGCGGAGGTCTCTGTCGCCTCGGGGGCAGGAGGCAGGGCCCCTGGCCACCACCCAGCCGCCAGGTCCTCCCACCCTGTCTGGGTGGCACTCTGCCGCGAGCCAGGCAGGCTGGCTGGTCTCCCAGGGCACCTCGCCTGGAGGAGGGGGTGTCAGGACACTCCGGGCTCTCCTGACCCTATGtcaccccacccacccccaagcCCAGTTGCACTCCTGCTGAGACCCCTTCACAGCTCCAGCTGGCTCTCCTGTCACCCAGGGCTTTCTCTGAGTACCTGTGGAGTGCTGCCCCTGGTCCCACGCACAAACACCTGTGCAGCTCATGAAACCACTATGGCTCCCTGATACCCTGCCCTCCACTGTTTCTTTTCAAAGCACCTGACGTTGGAACCTTCCCTCCGACAGAGCCCTAAATCCACTTTTCAGCAACTTTGTGTTGTTCGGCTTCTCTGTATGATTTTCCTCTTTCAATCCCATGTTAACCAAAGTGGAAGAAAATCAAAAGGGGGGTTTTGGGTCAGATGGTCTTCATCATCTCTGGGCAGCCTGTTTCCCTATCCTGTCTCTATCATAAAGAAACACCACCTGGCGCCTGTGACGCTTACACCAGGGAGCCTGAGGGAGGCCTGAGTCAGGGTAGCCCTGCACGAGGAAGGATACTCGGAACTTCTCCATccgtcccctccccctctcccaggACACTCCAACCTGTCCCTACCTACCCAGGATTTGGAAGCAGTCTTCCTCCCTGGCAGTGAGGCTGAGGGCCTGCCCCACCTCGGCTCTCTGAGAAGGAACAGCCTGGAACTCGATCCTCTGAGAGGTGTCCCCTTGCACCTTAGCCTGCCCGGCCTGGCCTggggctctctctgcctcttccttctggtTCTCTGCCAGGGTGTTCGTCCCTCCTTCTGCCTTGGCTGGCCCCGGATCTGGGGGGTCGGAGGTCTCAGACACCCCTGCAAAGATGAGTTCTGTTGTCTCGCTCAGGGGCTTCACAGCTGGTATCTTCTCAGAGCTGGAAGGTAAGAAGTGAGACGCCTCAGGGGGGTTAGAGGCTTCCAGGCCTCACTTGCCAGCTAGAGCTGAGACAACCTTGTTCCCCCTGCCCCAAATACACCCACCTCCACCGTCTCCACCTCAAGGGCTGACTCTGAACCCAGGGAGGCCCCACCGACAGAACCTGGCTGCAGTGATGTGGCTAACAGGGTGACAGGGAACTATAAGGCTCCTGATTCATAAAAACTGTTGCCATGTAACTGCCACTAATGTGTTACTCTCTGGCTGGTGTGAGGACTGCCGCCATTCGCCGCCATTGTGCCTAGAGATCCCGAGTGTCCCGTTGTGCATAACTGACTGCGCCGGCTTATGAATGAGCTGTTAGTCACCTTTTTCATATTAAATTAAGAAGGCTGCACTCTCTAGCTTGCAGCTTGATACTTGTGCAACGAGTGCCCAGAAGTCTAGAGggggcaaaaataaaaataaaaaagtatgtaGCCTGGGAAGTCTTCAGAAACATCTCCTGTCAGACATGCTGTTCTCTGAATGAAGGTATTAGCCTTTTTTCAGAAATAGGGTAGTAGAGTGGGTGCCTGAACTACCTTCCCCAGCACTAAATGTGACGACAATGCTTAGAACTCAAGCCAGGGAGGTGAAGCTGGACCTCTCTCTCCACAAGCAGGGATATTCACCACGAGATGAAGGCTGGACAGCTAGGGCTGTGAAGAAAGGCAGGAGAGCCCCTTCTCCCTGCTTCGCGGCATTCTGCTGCCTTCTTGCCTGCCTTGGGCTCCCCAGGTCCCTGGTTGCCTGGCGGTGCTTGCTTGGCATCTGGCTTCTGGATGCTGGCCTCCGCTGTGGCTGTGGGCTGGGGCAAGGCTGCAGGAGGTCCCACACTGCCTTCCGCAGGCCCCCCGCCTCCGTGCCCCTCTCCTGAAGGGCCCTGGCTGCTGGCTGAAGCTGGGGCCTGGTCACCCTTTTTCTCTGGGGCGGGGGCTTCAGCATCTTTCTTCAGGGAGGATGGATCTGGATCTTTCTTCAGGTTCGGGGCTCCAGGGTCTTTCTTCATGGTAGGGGTGCCCTCGTGCCCCTCTCCTAAAGGGCCCTGACTGCTGGCTGAAGCTGGGGCCTGGTCACCCTTTTTCTCTGGGACGGGGGCTTCAGCATCTTTCTTCAGGGAGGGTGGGTCTGGATCTTTCTTTGGGTCCGGGGCTCCAGGGTCTTTCTTCGTGTTAGGGGGGTCTGGGTCTTTCTTTGTGACTGGGAGGTTGGAATCTTTCTCGGAAGCTGGAGGGTCTGCAAAGGAGGGGGGAATCCATCAGCagacctcccttcttcccctacCAGGCCAGGCAGAGACCAGCTCTGGGTCGCCTCCCCAGGAACAACCTGTCAATGTCTGGCCCACCAAGTCTCTGGAGCCGCTTGGTAGCCAACATGTCAAACTTGGGGGACTCTGCACAACCTTTTGCCCCTCTGGatgggctttgcttttctcccGACACTTCTTGCATACTAGTGCTAATCCCAAAAGCCACTGATGGAGGCTCCCCACCTCCCTGGTCCCTCTAATAGAGATTTTCTGCAGGCAAGCTTCTGGACGCTGGAGCAGTGGGCTGGGCCAAGGCGGTAGGAGACCTCCTCATGGCTTCCGAAGGCCCCTCACCGCAGTCCCCCAGCCTAACCCCACCCACAGACGATCCCATTCCCCAATCCCTCATGCACCCTGCATAGAAACCTTGGGCACAGACTTCCCTGTGAGGAACCTGCCCAACTCTAGCTTCAAAAACAGCCCTTCCGAGGCTCCTCCCTCCCATCTCCTGCCCCCAGCTTGGCACCTGTTGACAGGCTCTGGATTCCCAGCTCAACTGCTCCATTTTCTGTAGCCATGAGGTAGGTAGGCGTGTGCTTCTGCTTGTCTAACTCAAGTCTTTCTGGCTGCAGAAAGAGGAGCGAAGTGGATCCCATTGTCAGATGCCCCCTCTTTTCCAGCTGTGGCGAGGGAAGGCCACTGACAGCCAGCTGAGGGGAGAGACAGACGTACCTGGAGAGAGAGGGGCAACCTGGTGGCCAGCCGTCTGCAGCAGCAGCTTCTCAGGCGCAATCCTGGGGTGGTTGTAAGGAGACTGGGCCCGGTGGGCAGAGGCGGGCGGAGGCAGGGGCGTGGGCAGTGGAGGCGGAGACTACGAGGAGGCTCTTTGACAGCAGGGGCCATGCAGTGCGGGTTGCCACCACCTGTCACTCTTGGCCCCCGTTCAGAGGACACAGCATTCTTCCCACGGCCTGACGTGGGGTAGAATGGCATTGGAaccattagaagaaaaagggagggggcatCTGGGCCCTGGGGAGCAGCCTGTGGCCAGgataagggaaggggcttcaaGAAGAGGGGCCTTTGGGCAGGGCTGAAGGGAAGACCATGCCCAGGACCAGGCATGGCTCTGCCCACTCTCTGCCACACCTCTTGGGGTTCCCAGGAGCTTGGGGAGAGCTGCCGTGACCCCAGTGGCCAGCCTTGTGCCCCCTGGTATCCGGATCTACTCAGACCATCTCTGGGTAAGAAATCATGCCAGGGTCAGTTGCTTTGTTGCCCAATTTTTTCCCTGGGGAAAACTTCCTTTGCTTGGATTCTTTGTGACCATGGAGGCTTGTTTGAGTAGCAGAGGGAGGCCAATGGAAATACAAGAAGGTCCTCCTCAAGAAAAGGTTGATGGGACGTCTCTTCAGGGATGGGGACCCGAGCTCGAAGTGTTCAGGTTGAGATGGGGTAGGGAGGACCATACTGGAGGGTCCTCCCCACTGCCCAGAGGCTGTCAGCACACACTTTTCTGGGAGGAGCCCTGAGCACTGACCAAGGCTGAGTGTTGGTCATGGGGTAGCTGTCCGGGGTCAGATCCCAACTGAGGTAAACCTTCTGGTCGTTCACCACTGTGGTCACTGCCCTGCAGAGGAAGGGTGGAGGCTGGCGGGAACGCAGCACCTCTGAAGTGGGGGAAATGTGGATCAGGAAGCTGCTAAGGGACTATTATGAAGTGCcctccaaaggggaaaaaaaaatcaggtgcaAAATAGCACAGCATATCTGTAACCTGTGCAAACTTCTTTGGCAGGAGAACAAGAAATGCGTTACTTGCCGGGAAGGGAGGCATCAAGGCTTCTTGTCCTTATTTTGTTTCAATTTCATATttggtttttagacagggtcttgttaGCCTAGTCCAGGGTAGCTGAGGCTCTCT belongs to Meriones unguiculatus strain TT.TT164.6M chromosome 4, Bangor_MerUng_6.1, whole genome shotgun sequence and includes:
- the Mylk2 gene encoding myosin light chain kinase 2, skeletal/cardiac muscle, which codes for MATENGAVELGIQSLSTDPPASEKDSNLPVTKKDPDPPNTKKDPGAPDPKKDPDPPSLKKDAEAPVPEKKGDQAPASASSQGPLGEGHEGTPTMKKDPGAPNLKKDPDPSSLKKDAEAPAPEKKGDQAPASASSQGPSGEGHGGGGPAEGSVGPPAALPQPTATAEASIQKPDAKQAPPGNQGPGEPKAGKKAAECREAGRRGSPAFLHSPSCPAFISCSEKIPAVKPLSETTELIFAGVSETSDPPDPGPAKAEGGTNTLAENQKEEAERAPGQAGQAKVQGDTSQRIEFQAVPSQRAEVGQALSLTAREEDCFQILDDCPPPPAPFPHRIVELRTGNVNSEFSMNSKEALGGGKFGAVCTCTEKATGLKLAAKVIKKQTPKDKEMVLLEIEVMNQLNHRNLIQLYSAIETAHEIVLFMEYIEGGELFERIVDEDYHLTEVDTMVFVRQICDGILFMHKMRVLHLDLKPENILCVNTTGHLVKIIDFGLARRYNPNEKLKVNFGTPEFLSPEVVNYDQISDKTDMWSLGVITYMLLSGLSPFLGDDDTETLNNVLSANWYFDEETFEAVSDEAKDFVSNLITKDQSARMSAEQCLAHPWLNNLAEKAKRCNRRLKSQILLKKYLMKRRWKKNFIAVSAANRFKKITSSGALMTLGV